The genome window CTCTGAGCCGGACAGCCTTCTCATTCACGAATGAATTCCCTCTCTCCCAGAAGACGTTCTGCGCGGCGGCGCCGGGAAAGACAGAAAGGCCACACCAGGACAATGCCGGCAGCAAATCCGCCGAGATGGGCAAACCACGCCACACCGCCGGCACTGTCATAGGTGAGGCGATACACAATCTGCCAGCCGAGCCAGAGCATCATGTAAATCAACGCCGGCAGGCGCAGCAACACCAGAGGCGCGAAGAAGAGGATGGTGCGGCGGGGATAAAGCACGAGATAGGCGCCCATCACCGCGCTGATGGCGCCGCTTGCGCCGATCATGGGATTTGTGCAGTCGGCCACAGCCAAGACATGAACCATGCCGGCGATCAATCCGCCGAGCAGATAGAAGGCGAAATAGCGCAGGTGTCCCATGGCCACTTCGATATTGTCCCCGAAGATCGCCAGCGACAGCATGTTGAACGCCACGTGCGCCGTGTGAGCGGCGTTGTGCACGAACATGGCGGTGAGCACGCTCAATAAATTCTCCCCTTGTAGAATCTGCTGGGGCACTGCGCCGTATTCCTTGATGAACTGACGGTCTGCGCCGCTGCCCAACAACGCGTTCAGATAAAAAAACACGACCAGGTTCGTGACGATGAACACGTAGTTGATGATCGGCAAGCCGTAGCTGGGATTGTCGTCTTTCAGCGGAATCACGAGGCCTCCCGCGTCCGGATGAAAAAAATGGGTGTAATTCCGCGTGTCAGGATGACAGTGATGGTGGCCATGCTTTTCAGGGCAACGGAACACTCGTGCCGGTGGCGCTAACGCACTCTGAACTGGATTTCCCGCCGTGTCACATTGCCGCACTGATCGCGGGCTTGCACGGCGAGCGCGTGCGTGCCGGGCGCTAGGCTGGTTTTGGGTTGATACCAAATCTGCTTGGCTTCCGGATCATACTCGGCGATCACCTTCACGCCATCGAGCCGGAACTCGAGGCTGCGCTCCGACTCGAAACCGGAGATGCTGTCATCGACCGTGACCACGAATTTTGGACGGCGATCGGTCACGACGCCGCCGGGTGCGGGATAGCGCACGATTACGATCGGCGGCACGTCATCGCGGATCAACGTGTAATCGCGCAGGCTGTAGACCTTCGCCGATACCGTGCGCTCGCGCAGGTTCAGCTTATTGTCGAGAAACTGCCAGCCTTTCTCGCTGCGCGTGGCAACGCCAAGCTGCTCGGGCTTGGCCAGCGAGTCAGGAAAGCCGAGTTCAACCGTGGCGCCGTTGTCCAGCGGCACCTCCTGCGGGGCGACGCGATAGACTGCGCCCAGCGGCCCGGCACTGCTGGGATCCACTTCGACACGGCCGTAGATCGGCCAGTAAACCGAGGTAGAATTGAAATGCACGCGCAGCTTGCCGTCCGCGGCGCGCAGCGTGGCCGTCTGCCGCGGCCGGATGGCAACATTGGCAAAACGTTCCCGCCACCAAGTGTTCTCGCCGGAGGCGCTGCTTGCGGTTGCCTCCAGCGTGACGGAATCAGCGGCGAGATCGGCCAGCGGTACGACGCCCACGTAACGATCGGCCTCCGGCGTGATCAACCGCGGCGTCACCTCGCGATCATTGGCGGTGAGCGTCAACTGCGGCGGTTCGCGCAAAACGCGCGTGGCCGAAATCTCCACGCGCAAAAACTGCGGCTGAAAATCTTTGCGCACGGTGAGTTGAAACGGCGTTGCGCCCGCCGCTGCGGCGTTGGTGGTCAGGTAGAACGGCAGTGAAGGCAGGCCGTTTTGATCCGTGGCCACGAACCGCACCACTGCCGCACCTTGATGATGCACAAAAACATCCGGCTCCTCGGCGGGCACCGGTGCAAACTCCGGCGAAAACGGCGTGCCGGCGTAGGCTTCACCGCCCGTGATTTCCCATGCCAGCGCGCTGTCCGTGGGATCGATCTGGCGGTATACCGCCGCCAACTCACGCCATTGAGTGCCGCCGACCAGAACCGCCGCAGCCACTTCCTTCACTTCGTGCGGCGGGGAGAGTGATTTCACCGTGCAGATGATTCGATTCGGCTGCTGCTCACGCGCCGTCACCGTGATGGTGAACTGCGGCACGACCACCAGCTTGCCGCTCACGGTCCGGGCATTGCCATAGTAGTCTTCGGCCACCACACGAAAATCGTGTTCGCCCAAAGCCAGGCCGGGCGCATCGGCAACTGTGAATGCGGGAGACAGCAAACCATCAGAGTCAGACAAGCCGGCGAGACCGCTGGCAGCCGGCCCGGCGAGCACGGCGCCGGCGTGGGCGTTGAGATGCGTGTAGATGGCCAGCGTATTCGCCGGATCGCGAAAGAGGCGGTGCATGCGGCCCTGGCCTTGTTGATTCAGGGCGAAATCCTGCACCAGTTCGATGAGTTTGTTCTCTTCAAACGAGAGGCGGTCGAATTGTGATTGAAACTGCAGGCTGTCATCGACGAAGAGCTGGTAGCGATAGACGCCGAATTGATTGTGAACGCCGGAAACGCGGTCGAACGCCGCCACCGCCAGGCCGACGCGGCCGGCAACGCGAATCGGCTGTGGAATGACAAAGCGGCCATTGGCGTTGACCGGTCGAAAGACTTGGGGAAGAAAATCGCCGTCGATGAGCGCGCCCGGCGTGAGCGGCGTCACGGCGAGGCCGGTGACCGTGGGCGCCACTTGATCGAGCACGGGGAAATTGCGGCTAAGCGGATTGGTGGGCCGGCCGTGGCGGTCGCGAATCTCGAAATGCAGATGCGGCACACCGATGCCGGTGTCGCCGGTGTAGCCGATGACTTCTCCTTGTTTCACCGGCAGCATGCCGGGACGAAAGGAGACATCGAGGCGAAATTCGCCGGCCGCCTCTTGTTGGCGTTCCGCCACGGCCTGCAGCGCAGTGTTGAAGCGCTCGAGATGTGCATAGACGGCCACTTCGCCGGTATCGAGGCGAAGGTACAGGGCGCGGCCGTAGCCGAACGGTGAGACCACCATGCGCTCGATGTAACCGCTGCGCGTGGCGATTGCCTGATAACCGGTTTTGTTCCACGTTTTGACATCGATGCCGGCATGAAAACGCCGCGGCCGCGATTCGCCGAAAGAAGAAGTGAGATAGCGGCTGGCATTGGTCGGCCAGACATACTCCTGCGCCCAGCCGCTGCCGGCGAGCATCGTCAAACCCAAAGTTAGAAGCATTTTCATGAATACATCTTCCTGCCCAGAAGTTGGCTCAATTCCCGTGGCTCGTCGGTGATGATGCCGTCCACGCCGAGTTCAATCAATGGACGAAACTGCCTGCGATCATTGGCGCCCCACACCAGCAAATACAGCCCACGCTCACGCGCGGCGCGCAGGAAACGGGCGCTGAGCGCCTTGAAGTGCACATGCAAACCCTTCACGCCGGTGACGCGGCTGACCGGCGGACCGGTGCGGCCGTGCAGGCGATGCCCGGTCAGGATCAGGCCGGTGGGCACCTCGGGCGCGAGCGCGGCCAGCTTGCGCAGAATCAGCGGATTGAAAGAAGACAGGACGCACTTGTGGGCCGTATCGTAGCGATAGAGCAGCTCGATGAGCCCCGCGAGTTTGCGCGTCTGAATGTTGGACATGGCCTTGACTTCGATGTTCATCAACAAGCGGCCGTGCCCCATTTCCAGCACATCTGCCAGGGTGGGAACCGGCTCGCTGCGAAAAGCCTCGCCGAACTTGATGCCGGCATCGAGGCGGCGGAGCTTTTCGAGCGAAGTCATGCGGATGTAGCCGCGGCCGTTGGTGGTCCGGCTCAAGCGCTGGTCGTGAAAAACCACCCAGTCGTGTGAGCGGCACAGGCGCACGTCGAACTCGATGCCGTCGGCGCCGTGTGCCAGCGCAGTGGTAAAAGCGGCCAGGGTGTTTTCCGGGGCACAAGTGCGCGCCCCCCGATGCGCGATGTTCAGCGGCCGGCCTTCGCGCAGGCGGTGCAGAAACAAATTCTTCATGGAAGTCAAAGATAGCAGCACGCGACAAAAATACAATCAGAAACTTGCCCGGTTTTGATCGAGGCCGCGCAAAATTTCGGCGAGGCGTTGCGCCTGACGCTGGCGCGAGAATTCCAGGGGCGCGGCCGGTGCCGGGCTTGCCTCGGCTGCGCAAAACTCCTTGTAGAAGGCCAGCAGCGCCCGAGCAATGGCATCGAGCGCTTCGAAGTCGCAATGCCGGCTGCGCGCGTGCTGCAACAGAAAGTGCACGCCTTCAATCTTTTCGCCGATCAGCAGGATCGGTTTGCCGGCGGCGAGATATTCAAAAGTTTTGCTGGGAATGATGGTCGGGCCGGTGCCGGGATTGGCAAGAAACACCAGCACATCCGCGGCCTGCATTTCAGCAACGGCCTGCGCGTGCGGCAGATAGCCGGCGAGATCCACGAAGTCGTGCAGCCCCGCTGCCGCAATCCACTGGGGCAGGCAGCCGGTCAAGTCAGCGCCGACCAGGCGCAGGCGCACCGCCTGCGGCGTCAGCCCGGCGGTGTCGATAAAGGCGCGAAAGCCGGCCAGCAGCGGCCGCGGATCTTGTATCTGTGACAGGGCGCCGACATAGGAAACCTGAAAGCGATGGTCGTTGCGCTTCACCATCGGCGCGAAATCTTCGTGATCATAACCGTGCGGCAGGAAATGCGTGGTTTCCGGCGCGCGCTTGCCGGTTTGCTGCAACTGCACGGCGAGGCTCTGAGAGACCGCGGTCACCGCGTCTGCCGAGCGCACAATCACCTTCTCCAAAAAATTCTGCAGCGCGCGATGCAACCTGGTCGGCGCCTGGGGAAACTCCTCGCGCAGCCAGGTGTCGCGAAAATCACTGACCCAAACGACTTTTTGAAAACGCGCGAGCAACCAGCCGACGAAATGGCAGGAATGCGGCGGGCCGGACGTGACGACGTAGCGAATGCCCTGGCGCCGCACTTCACGCCGCGCGCGCCACCACGCAAACGGCAGCCACAGCACGCGCGGATCAGGCAGCAAGAACCAATACAGCAAACCTCCCATGCCACCGCGACCGGAGGGGCGCGGCGCCGCACCGCCACCTAACAAATGCAACACGCGCGCCGGATCAAGCGAGCCGGTGCGCAGAATCGTGGTTTCCGGTATCTCAGCCAGCAAGCTGGGATCAGAAGCATAATAGGCAACCGGCTTGACCGTGACCACGCTGACTTGCCACCCCTCGCGCGCAAGATACTTGCACCATTTGGCTACGCGCAAGGTGCCGGCCATGCCCAACGGCGGAAAGTAGTAGGCAAGAAAGAGTACGTGCGGCTTGCGGTCATTAGACGCGGCCGCCGGTTTCTTGGGGGTTGATTTTTTCTGCAACACTTTTATCCTTTTCGATGACCCTGGCGGTCGGCCGGCGGGCCACCACCCGTTTGAACGCCCGCCACTCCTGCGGCTCGAAGAATCCCACTGCCGCCAGCGCGAGCGGAAAGAGCAGCAGCAAACCGGCGCGCCACCACAAGCCCGGCGCGGCCAGCGCATGCACCCCGTAAAGCACAGCCGTCACCAGCACGATTTTGGCGAGGCGCATGCGTTCGTACGCGATAAAGTACAGCCGTTGCGAAATCAAGTAGGACAGCAGCGTCATCACAGCGTAGGCAGCCACCGTGGCCCAGGCCGCGCCGGCCATGCCGAAAAGCGGAATGAGCAAGAGATTGGCGCCCGCGTTGACGAACAGGCTGGCGCCGGTGATGAGGGGAAAATAGGCCGTCTTCTCCTGCAGCGTGATGCCGGCCAGAAAATTTTGCGCCACGCCATAGAGCCAGTAGGCGAGCATCACGATCGGCACGATGAACATGCCGCTCCAATACGCTTCGCCGAACAAATGAAACGAGCCCAAGCGCAGGCGCACGATCTCATCGAGAAAAAGACTCATGGCAAGAAAGATCACGGCGCAAACGAACATGAAATACGTCAACACGCGGGCAAACACGGCTTTCGCGCCGGCGTCCTCGGCGGTGTTCATGAAAAATGGCACCCAGGCAAAGCGGAAAGCGGTGACGAGCAGGCTCATCAACAAACCCAGGCGGTAGCCGGCGCTGTAGATGCCGACCGTCTGCAGATCCGTCAGCAGGCGGAGCAAGAAGCGGTCAAGCTGATCGATGGCGACCACCGCCAGCGTCGAGGGCAGGAAGGGCAATCCGAAACGCAGCAGTGTGATCAGCGTGCTTCGGTCGAGGGCGGGCATGAGATGGCGCAGGGTGAGCGGCAGCACCAGCGCGCAGGACAGCAGCGCAGCGATCAAATTGGCTTCGAAGATGCCGGCCAAGCCGCGGCCGAGGTTGATGAGGAAAATGTAATTGAGCAGGAAGCTCAGCGCGACGTTGGCAAAGCGTTGTGCGATGAACGGTACGGAACGCTCTTCCGCGCGCAAAAGTAAAAGAGGCAAAAACGCGAGGGCATCGCAGAACAGGCTGGCAGCAGCCAAGCGCACCAAGTGCGAATAGCCCGGCCGTTCGAACAGCCATTCGGCGATGGGCCGGGCGCCGGCCCACGCCGCGAGGGAAAGAAACGCAGCCACCAGGGTGATCGACCAAAACGCGGTGGCGAAGATGCGGCGCTTGTCCGCGGGGGTGCGGGCCAGGATGTAGTATCGCAGAAACGCCGAATCCAGGCCAAAGCCGTAGAGAATCGTCATCACCGCCATGCTGGAGAACAGCAGGCTGGCCATGCCGTAAAGATCGCTGGCCAAAACATTGGTGTGCAAAGGAATGAGCAGAAAGCCCAGGGAGCGGGCCAGCACGTGCCCGAGGCCATAAACGAGGGAGTGTTGCGTCAGCCTTTTGATGCTGGAGAACATGAGCGGAGCGCCGCAGCCCTGTCGATTTTACCGAACCATTCGCATCGGATAATTCACCCGGAGGAAAACAACGCCACCAGATTGCGGGCGCAATGTATCACCAGACAATTCCCGATTCAAGCGAATTCTCGAACCCAGACCGTCGGACCAACGCAGAGGTGACGCATATGATCCAAGCTCATGGTCGCAGAAAACTGAATCAGGAAGACTTGCGGTTCGTCGTCGCAACGCTGGGCCGCGCCGGCGAAAGGGAGGCCACGCTGCTCGAACTGCTGGCCGACCCGGATACCCGCGACGCGATGCTCGACCATCCCGTCCTCTTCGCCAAGCTGCGGGAAAAACGCCCAACCCCGCCGATTTCGATGTTTCTCTACTTCTATCTGCTCGGCCGGCAGGCGCTCAAGGAACACGGCATCGATGATCGCGCCACCACCGATTACCTCGCCAGCCTGCTGGCGGAGTTTGCACAGGGCAATCGCGCCTATCGCGTGCATCCGCAGGCGAAGAAGGAATATCACTATCTCGTCGATCTGATGAATGATCTGCTTTCTGCCAGCACCGAGGAGGCGTTCTATCTGCGCAGCCATCTGGGCAACTATGCGTTGTTCCTGACCGGTGTTTTTCCCGCCTTCATCTATCATCGCGCCAAGTATCATCCCCCCTCGCCCGACTTTTCGTACTATGAACAAGTCGGCAGCAGCAGTTTCCACCTCGCCGCGCAACACGCCATGGCGGAACGCTACCGTCTGAGCGGCATACTCGATTTGCTGGGCCGCGAATTCCGCAACGTGCGGCTGGCGCTCAATCATCTCGCCGATAATTATCTGCAGTTGGACCGCAATTCGGGCGCGACCGACAAGGTCATGCGCCGCGTCGATCATTTCATCGACCGGCAGCGCGGCAACTGAGCCGCGCGGTCGGGCCGCCCGCCCGCAGCGGTGAGTCACAGACGGAGGCCGGTTCACCCGAGGCGGCGAATCGAAAAATCGAATTCGAATTCCGCGCGCCGGGCAGGGAGAATTCATTGCGATCGGAATGATTGCAAAGTTTTACCTGCAAAATGCCGGGGAAGAGGAAGAAGATTATTTGGAGCGAGTGGCGGGATCAGAAGGAAGCACATCGGACTTCGTGCAGTCCATGTGCGCGGAGAACGAGAGAACGGACTGCTCTTCTGTAACCGTGATTTCGCCGTCCTGCCCAGTTGGGCATTGCTCCAACCCGTGAGTCTATTTGCTTTAATGGCGACCCACCTGGGCTTGGGACTGCAAAAGACTGTGGTTCAGGCGCCAGTGCGCTCGCCGTTGGTCGCAGCGATCATGTTACGCACGCGCTCTTTCAGCGCTTCCACCAGGAAGGGTTTGGCCAGGAACTCGGTGCGCGGCGTGCGCAACGCAGCTTCGATTTTCTCGGCGTCACGGAAGCCGGTGAGCAACAGCACCGGAATGTGGGCGATTCGGGCATCGGC of bacterium contains these proteins:
- a CDS encoding rhomboid family intramembrane serine protease; this translates as MIPLKDDNPSYGLPIINYVFIVTNLVVFFYLNALLGSGADRQFIKEYGAVPQQILQGENLLSVLTAMFVHNAAHTAHVAFNMLSLAIFGDNIEVAMGHLRYFAFYLLGGLIAGMVHVLAVADCTNPMIGASGAISAVMGAYLVLYPRRTILFFAPLVLLRLPALIYMMLWLGWQIVYRLTYDSAGGVAWFAHLGGFAAGIVLVWPFCLSRRRRAERLLGEREFIRE
- a CDS encoding glycosyltransferase — protein: MQKKSTPKKPAAASNDRKPHVLFLAYYFPPLGMAGTLRVAKWCKYLAREGWQVSVVTVKPVAYYASDPSLLAEIPETTILRTGSLDPARVLHLLGGGAAPRPSGRGGMGGLLYWFLLPDPRVLWLPFAWWRARREVRRQGIRYVVTSGPPHSCHFVGWLLARFQKVVWVSDFRDTWLREEFPQAPTRLHRALQNFLEKVIVRSADAVTAVSQSLAVQLQQTGKRAPETTHFLPHGYDHEDFAPMVKRNDHRFQVSYVGALSQIQDPRPLLAGFRAFIDTAGLTPQAVRLRLVGADLTGCLPQWIAAAGLHDFVDLAGYLPHAQAVAEMQAADVLVFLANPGTGPTIIPSKTFEYLAAGKPILLIGEKIEGVHFLLQHARSRHCDFEALDAIARALLAFYKEFCAAEASPAPAAPLEFSRQRQAQRLAEILRGLDQNRASF
- a CDS encoding M23 family metallopeptidase yields the protein MKMLLTLGLTMLAGSGWAQEYVWPTNASRYLTSSFGESRPRRFHAGIDVKTWNKTGYQAIATRSGYIERMVVSPFGYGRALYLRLDTGEVAVYAHLERFNTALQAVAERQQEAAGEFRLDVSFRPGMLPVKQGEVIGYTGDTGIGVPHLHFEIRDRHGRPTNPLSRNFPVLDQVAPTVTGLAVTPLTPGALIDGDFLPQVFRPVNANGRFVIPQPIRVAGRVGLAVAAFDRVSGVHNQFGVYRYQLFVDDSLQFQSQFDRLSFEENKLIELVQDFALNQQGQGRMHRLFRDPANTLAIYTHLNAHAGAVLAGPAASGLAGLSDSDGLLSPAFTVADAPGLALGEHDFRVVAEDYYGNARTVSGKLVVVPQFTITVTAREQQPNRIICTVKSLSPPHEVKEVAAAVLVGGTQWRELAAVYRQIDPTDSALAWEITGGEAYAGTPFSPEFAPVPAEEPDVFVHHQGAAVVRFVATDQNGLPSLPFYLTTNAAAAGATPFQLTVRKDFQPQFLRVEISATRVLREPPQLTLTANDREVTPRLITPEADRYVGVVPLADLAADSVTLEATASSASGENTWWRERFANVAIRPRQTATLRAADGKLRVHFNSTSVYWPIYGRVEVDPSSAGPLGAVYRVAPQEVPLDNGATVELGFPDSLAKPEQLGVATRSEKGWQFLDNKLNLRERTVSAKVYSLRDYTLIRDDVPPIVIVRYPAPGGVVTDRRPKFVVTVDDSISGFESERSLEFRLDGVKVIAEYDPEAKQIWYQPKTSLAPGTHALAVQARDQCGNVTRREIQFRVR
- a CDS encoding oligosaccharide flippase family protein, coding for MFSSIKRLTQHSLVYGLGHVLARSLGFLLIPLHTNVLASDLYGMASLLFSSMAVMTILYGFGLDSAFLRYYILARTPADKRRIFATAFWSITLVAAFLSLAAWAGARPIAEWLFERPGYSHLVRLAAASLFCDALAFLPLLLLRAEERSVPFIAQRFANVALSFLLNYIFLINLGRGLAGIFEANLIAALLSCALVLPLTLRHLMPALDRSTLITLLRFGLPFLPSTLAVVAIDQLDRFLLRLLTDLQTVGIYSAGYRLGLLMSLLVTAFRFAWVPFFMNTAEDAGAKAVFARVLTYFMFVCAVIFLAMSLFLDEIVRLRLGSFHLFGEAYWSGMFIVPIVMLAYWLYGVAQNFLAGITLQEKTAYFPLITGASLFVNAGANLLLIPLFGMAGAAWATVAAYAVMTLLSYLISQRLYFIAYERMRLAKIVLVTAVLYGVHALAAPGLWWRAGLLLLFPLALAAVGFFEPQEWRAFKRVVARRPTARVIEKDKSVAEKINPQETGGRV
- a CDS encoding glycerophosphodiester phosphodiesterase; the encoded protein is MKNLFLHRLREGRPLNIAHRGARTCAPENTLAAFTTALAHGADGIEFDVRLCRSHDWVVFHDQRLSRTTNGRGYIRMTSLEKLRRLDAGIKFGEAFRSEPVPTLADVLEMGHGRLLMNIEVKAMSNIQTRKLAGLIELLYRYDTAHKCVLSSFNPLILRKLAALAPEVPTGLILTGHRLHGRTGPPVSRVTGVKGLHVHFKALSARFLRAARERGLYLLVWGANDRRQFRPLIELGVDGIITDEPRELSQLLGRKMYS